TCAAGAGGCCTGACGTCCTCGTCGTCTTTGGCTGACACTTTTGAACACGTGATCGAAGAGCTGTTGGACGAGGACCAGAAAGTTCGGCCCAGCGAGGAAAATAATAAAGACGCGGACATGTACACGTCCCGGGTGATGCTCAGCAGTCAAGTGCCTTTGGAgccccctctcctcttcctgctcGAGGAATACAAAAATTACCTGGATGCCGCAAACATGTCCATGAGGGTCCGGCGCCACTCGGACCCCGCCCGCCGCGGGGAGCTGAGCGTGTGTGACAGCATCAGCGAGTGGGTGACCGCAGCGGATAAAAAGACTGCAGTGGACATGTCGGGCGGGACGGTCACGGTCCTTGAAAAAGTCCCCGTCTCGAAAGGCCAGCTGAAGCAGTACTTCTACGAGACCAAGTGCAATCCCATGGGTTACACGAAGGAGGGCTGCAGGGGCATAGACAAGAGGCATTGGAACTCCCAGTGCCGAACTACCCAGTCGTACGTGCGGGCCCTCACCATGGATAGCAAAAAGCGTATTGGCTGGCGGTTCATACGGATAGACACTTCTTGTGTATGTACACTGACCATTAAGAGGGGAAGATAGTGGCTTTATGTTGTATAGATTATATTGAGACAAAAATGatctatttgtatatatacataacagGGTAAATTattcagttaagaaaaaaattaattttatgaactGCATGTATAAATGAAGTTTATACAGTACAGTGGTTCTACAATCTATTTATTGGACATTTCCATGACCAGAAGGGAAACAGTCATTTTTTGCGCACAACTTTAAAAAGTCTGCTTTACATTCCTCAATGTTGTGGTTTGTTGCCGTTGCCAAGAATTGaaaaacgtaaaaaaaaaaaaaagtttaaaaaatactactAATAAATTGCATGCTGCTTTAATTGTGAATTGATAACAAACTGTCCTCTttcagaaaacagacaaaaaaagaaagaaaaagtctaaCAAAAATTTGAACCAAAACAATCCGTTTACATTTTAGACAGTAAGTATCTTCGTTCTTGTTAGTACTCTATCTGTTTTACTGCTTTTAACTTCTGATAGCGTTGGAATTAAAACAATGTCAAGGTGCTGTTGTCATTGCTTTACTGGCTTAAGGGATCGGGGATGGGAGgggtatatttttgtttgttttgtgttttttttttgtttgttttgttttgttttttagttcccACAGGGTGTAGGGATGGGGAAAGAATTCCTTCCATCTATATTCTGGTTGATAAAAGATTCATTTGTCAAAGATTCATTTGCAGAGATGTTGGCAGCATCAATCAGATGACTGGAAAGTGAATAAAATTATGACAAATAAATGAAGTGCTCACTCCACTTCCCATGGCGCACCACTTAGGCGCCCACTCACCCTCTGGGCCTTGGtcggtgggtgggggtggggaggggatctTCTTTGGTCAGAAAGATCTTCATTTACTCTGAGCACATtctttcccccccaccccctctggtcccctccttgttttgttttctcttaaggGAGAAAAACCAATTGCAAGCTCTGAAGTCGTTTACCACTGCTGCAAATGAGTAGACACGTTTGTCACACCGTGGCACTCATAAGCCTAGAGAatagtgatttctttcttttcttttcttttctttctttcttcttcttctttttttttttagaggagagaaaaacaacaaaaaataactcGAAGATGAAGATTCTTTTAGATGAGGGGTAAACATTTGGGTCAATCAtgataaggattaaaaaaaaatcatggtaaaGTTTAAAACTGCCTTGGAAGCCAAAGGAGAGTTCTATTCAGACCCAGAAACACCTAGATAGAGCAGGAGTCCACACTGCCAGTGAAATGAGACTGAACAGCCATCTGGAGGCTGTGTGGAGCTGATGCAtcctttccaggtggtgcaggaAAAATTTCTGAGTGGTCATGCTGAGGcctaggtgggggtggggaagggtacTTGAGACATTCCAGAAGGGAGACCTCTAAAGGACTCATCAGGGGTGGCTCTGGCATGACACGTGTCAAGTTGCTTGGACCTCAAGCTTTAAGTGCCTACATTATCTAACAGTGCTAAGAGGTTCTCGCTGGAGGATCCCGCTCAAGCTGATTATACCCTCTGCCCCTGAATAATTTTGCGTAAAGCTGGATTAGCCCGGAGCATTTTTGGAACCACATGGGTGGCATTGTGATCATGAAATGGATTCAATGAGATGGGATATGTTTGCTACATGAACATTGATTGCTTTGAAATTAGAcatgaggaaaccagggttttgttttttgagaacttcagtaaaggggaaaaaaaaacaggaaaaggtcCCCCCAAAACTCAGGTTGGATGACCACAGTTACCAATAGAAAATCTTGTCCAGGGACAAGACTTTGGAACAGTGTCTGCCCATCCAAGATACCAAAGGCTTAAAGGCACCTTGCTCAGTGGGAGAGACCAGGACAAGCTGACAAAATGTTGCTCCCTGGTGAAATGATGCTCCCCACCTCCTGACCATCCTGTCTGTTCGTGGAGAGGGTCCCTACCTTCCTTCTGCCATCTTGGGTTAGGAGAAATCGAATTGGGAGCTGGAATAGTGGTCCTGGGCAAAAGGGATCCCAGTGAAAATTAGTGCTAAGGTGCATTTAGCCCATCGTTTAAACTTGAAAATCTCCTGGGCCAGTTCTGGAGTATCAGAAAGCCTCAAGAAATTTGCTGCATCTTAGGGTAAGAGATAAACAAAAGAGGCTGTCTACCATGACCCAGGGAATGAAGATACCATCAGCAAATAATGTGTAACTTGTTCAGTCTTTCATTTAGAACAAGCCTATATTTTATGGTACCATCCGAATACCTGTCTTTAAAAGAAGGGATAACTTTATGTAGTATAGTTATGTTTTGTGCTGTTTGAAATTATtatctttgtaattatttttaacatgtaaTGAATTCTCAGAATATCTGCTGTCAatttttcccagcctccttttgAGGGGCAAAATTCTAAAACCAGAAAAAAGTCCCCATCACAGTTTCAAAGAGTATTGCAAAGGCCAAATCTGTGGCCGAGTAGGAGACATTTCAGCAACCATGTGGTCAAAGCAGTCTCTTACTCAACAACCTACATCACAGTCACATGCTTGGTGGTTTACATTGACCTAAGGTTGATTTTGTTCAAATCTTTCTCTGTTGCTGTTCATTTGTGTTccgttttgtttggttttgttttttttttaaagtcttgctGTGGTCTCTTTGTGGCAGAAGTGTTTCATGCATGGCAGCAAGCCTGTTGCTTTTTTTATGGTGATTCCCATTGACAATGTAAGTAAATGTCTGTGGCCTTGTTCTCTCTATGGTAAAGATATTATTCACCAtgtaaaacaaaccaacaaaaaaatatttattgtattttagtatatttatataattatgttcTTGAAAAAAATTGGCATTAAAACTTAATCGCATCAGAAGCCTATTGTAAATACAAGTTCTATTTAAGTGTACtaattaacatataatatatgttttaaatatagaatttttaatgtttttaaatatattttcaaagtacaTAAAATCTGGGGGTTCTGGGTTTTTTTCTCTTCACtgtaaaacaaacatgaaaacgTGTTTTGTTAAATACGTGTGTTCCTTGCTTTAAGATCAACCTGACCAGTTTCAGCAATTGCACAGCCCTCCAGAAAGGTTGCTTATTTCAAAGCATGGGAGGCCAATCCTGCAGTCTGCAAGCTTTCAAGAAGCTCTAGGATTGGGCCTGTCTTCCACAGTGGAAGACGGGGGAGTGTCATTTTCTAGGACACTTGAAAGTTTTCCCCTTTGAAGTGATATACTTTCATCAAATACCAAGCCATGTATCCTAGCAACACCAGGATCCATGAATCAGGGCTGGCTGGCTCTATTTGATTAtaaaataactgtttaaaaaaatcaaagtaggTTTACTTAGGGATAATGAGGATAAATTGGCCCAAATTTAGAAAGTCAATGAGtgaaaaaaaacatagaaattcAATATTTAGAGGCAGGTCATGTACCCTTGGTTTAGAAATGGTGCCATTTGCATTACGTGCTCACATCCACTGCACTGATTTAATTTTTCTACGTGGAACACGCAGATTTTATATCACAGTACCCACAGTCTAACAGATTGCTAGGATTTCTAAAAAGATTTTGCCTCATTCATGGCTGCCAAGCCACTGGGTAATTTAGTTAAAGTGTTTAAAGTTATCACTAAATCTTAGGGAAATAAATGGAAGGATTTTACATGAGAGAAAGGGCCATTAAGGGAAAAAAGCATCTGTTCCTACTCTTTAGACTCCCCGTTTGAACACTGACAACCCACCCCAGAACGTGGTGAACTATATCTGTGCAATGTATCATTTCTatttcaaacatatacacacagggTTTCCTCTTGATTTGTCTTATAAATAAGGATCAAGGAAGTCATAACAAACAGACCTGTGGATTTGGAAGAGCAGATCCAAAGATAGAATTCCTCAATCCTAAACAGTCCAGTGAGTTTGCAAAATACCCTAAATTCTAGAAGTCCCAACAGCCAATGAAGCCAGGAGCCCAGCCATGGAATTAGAAGTTTGGGAAACTTTGAATCTTgagtgaaaagaaatgagaattcaATGTGACATTCAAACTCCTTAAAGGAGTTTGGTAAACATGATGGGACGTTTTCATCAGAAGAAGAGGTCCAAGGAACAAACGAACAACAAAAGATGGAGACATCAAAAGTATCCAACTTGAACATAACAGGAGTAGTCAATAGGTACTCAAGTCACTGGGTAAGAAGGTAAACCTCTTTCATCACGAAGATGCCTGGAAATAACCCAGACCATTGCTGTTGTTTATCACCTTATTGATAAGCCTCTTTGGTCATAAGCAGTGTCCATGAAGTCTTTTTTATTAGCTATACTAATTCTGAATACTGAATTCTGTCACAGTTCTGAGTGAGAATCTGAATTCTTAGAATGGATCAGTGTTAAGTTTTCCCTGGTTCAGTGGTTATTAAACTCTGGATAAAATGTCAACACCTTATGAACTGTAACAGAAGCCTTCATGCCTGGCCTCAGCTCAGCCAGTTACCCCAGCAGCATTAGGGCTTAGGCTTAATTAAAACGTACATGTCTTCTCCATGTTCATCAAGCCTGTCCTGTAAGTCAGCTAAAGTGGAAGTGGCTGCATGTTTTGGTAAGCCATGGTTAAATAAAGGAGGTTGATAACTCGGATAAGAAGCAACTTACGTACATTATGTAGGTAGATAAATTATTTAGCTTGGAAACAGTGATCCACAGATTTGCGCTAACCTTAAAATGTTGAACAGCAAAATTAGTGATGGAAtctgggctttttcttttttaagctgtgggttgttttaacttgttttaaagATTAGGTGGTTGGTTTTGGGGGAGAAATAATTGGAAAACGGACTGCTGTTGGTTACAATAAGCTAACTGGTGGCTGGGGCTATGAACGCCCCACCTAAGAACCAAACTCTGGTTAGAGTAGATGCAGCCATTCCAAACCAGCCAGCCTTTATGTACATTTCAGCTAATAAATATCTGACCCACACCTCTATCCCTTGTTCCTTCAGTTCTAGCCACTGTTTAATTTGCACAGGGTATGTGgtgtggtgggggaggaaggagacaacCTCCTTGCTTTTTGATTTGTGAGTAGGTGCAGTAAATTGCctgaagaatatatttaaatattacaaaagTATGTGGTCTTACCCATGATGttcctcattaagaaaaaaagccaTTTATGTGGCTCTATAGGATTTCCATAGGCCTTTACCTCAATCCCTCTAATTATTTGCTAGGCACAAAATCCTAGATCAGGAGCGGTGCAACCTGACATGTGCTTCTCTGACAAACAATCCTGTGTGGTTAGTAATGTCAGTAGCATAGACTTGTAAAAGCTGGTCTTCCAGTTCATTAAATCTTATCCCACCCATTACACacatgcaaaataaacaaataggaccctTGGATTCATTGTATATTTAACTGTGAGCTGCTAATTTTTGTATCTGGCAAAACAAAAGTACTTCTCCTTTGCAAAAATAAGCCCTTCTGTCCTAAAACACCGCAAACAGAACACTGTAGTTAATGACAGGGTATTAATAATCATAAGCCTGTAAgtgacaagaaaaaaatgttggttGAAAGACTGAGCTTGGGGTACATGTTCTGCATTTAGAAATCATCACCAGGATGCTTCTGCAGCATCGCATTGTGGTGCTGTATGCTGTTCAGATGGTTCCTTAGGAACCAGGAGCTGGTCTGCCTAGAATGGCTGAACTCAGGGGAAATATTTTTGTCCAGCTTAAGTGCTCACATTTTGGAAAAATCCATATCACGTACTGAGGTACGCAGTCAAATTAATTTAGTCTACAGTCTCCATTGAgccttaacattaaaaaataatcacaatagtTTCTAAATTCTAATTTGGTGCTTAGCGACAGGGGAAAAGTGaaagacacaaaacaaaataaaaaccctcagacagtaaagactctgcctgcaatgcaggagacccagacttgatccctgggttggggacatcccctggagaagggcatggcaacacattccagtattcttgcctgcagagtcccatggacagaggagtctggcgggctcctctgtcc
This genomic window from Bubalus bubalis isolate 160015118507 breed Murrah chromosome 16, NDDB_SH_1, whole genome shotgun sequence contains:
- the BDNF gene encoding brain-derived neurotrophic factor isoform X2 codes for the protein MTILFLTMVISYFGCMKAAPMKEANLRAQGSLAYPGVRTHGTLESMNGPKVGSRGLTSSSSLADTFEHVIEELLDEDQKVRPSEENNKDADMYTSRVMLSSQVPLEPPLLFLLEEYKNYLDAANMSMRVRRHSDPARRGELSVCDSISEWVTAADKKTAVDMSGGTVTVLEKVPVSKGQLKQYFYETKCNPMGYTKEGCRGIDKRHWNSQCRTTQSYVRALTMDSKKRIGWRFIRIDTSCVCTLTIKRGR
- the BDNF gene encoding brain-derived neurotrophic factor isoform X1, with the translated sequence MFHQVRRVMTILFLTMVISYFGCMKAAPMKEANLRAQGSLAYPGVRTHGTLESMNGPKVGSRGLTSSSSLADTFEHVIEELLDEDQKVRPSEENNKDADMYTSRVMLSSQVPLEPPLLFLLEEYKNYLDAANMSMRVRRHSDPARRGELSVCDSISEWVTAADKKTAVDMSGGTVTVLEKVPVSKGQLKQYFYETKCNPMGYTKEGCRGIDKRHWNSQCRTTQSYVRALTMDSKKRIGWRFIRIDTSCVCTLTIKRGR